In Cytophagia bacterium CHB2, the genomic stretch GGCCATCAAACGCGGCGTAAGTCATGTAGTACACGCCTTCAATCTCGACCAGACGGGGGTTTTCACAACCACCGGGGATTTCATAATCATACGTTGGAACAATTGCGGGTTTGGGCGCGCGTGTGAAATGAATGCCGTCCGCGCTGGTTGCCATCCCGATGCGTGAAGTTCCGTTCCACAAACCGGCGCCGCTGTTGTCTTCGGCGCGATAGAACAAGTAAACCGTGCTGTCTTTCACGATTGCCGCCGGCTGGCAAACGGCTTTGGTTTCCCAATCATTATTGCGCGGTCGCAGAATTGGATTGTCTTCATAAGGCTGCAAGCTGAGATACGGCAAGCGAATTTGAAACGAAAAGGCGCTATTGCATGTCGCCAGCA encodes the following:
- a CDS encoding glycosidase; the encoded protein is MNKNSCRTFARALCAGFFCLLATCNSAFSFQIRLPYLSLQPYEDNPILRPRNNDWETKAVCQPAAIVKDSTVYLFYRAEDNSGAGLWNGTSRIGMATSADGIHFTRAPKPAIVPTYDYEIPGGCENPRLVEIEGVYYMTYAAFDGHTSRLALTSSRDLQHWIKHGLIFPEACWTSAGTIV